In one Sphingomonas hankookensis genomic region, the following are encoded:
- the glgX gene encoding glycogen debranching protein GlgX: MIPGASAIPGGTRFAVRARDAAAVWLCLFDGDAERRLAMAREGDWFVADVPGIGPGQRYGYRAEGDWAPDTGRWFDPAKLLVDPYAIELDRRFRYHPILPVYGEDTAAIVPCAIVPALSDPAPVERPRIDPARPIYELNVRAFTIQHPDIPEAQRGTIAALAHPAVIAHLRKIGVGTVELMPIVAWIDERHLPPLGLRNAWGYNPVVPMAIDPGLAPGGVAELRDTVATLREAGIGVILDLVFNHSGESDRDGPILSLRGLDNLSYAHAPDGSLINDTGTGNTLDAGDAGVRDLILASLRHFAALGVDGFRFDLATVIARSPGFDRHAPIFAAIAADPLLNHKVMIAEPWDIGPGGYQLGNFPSDWLEWNDRYRDDVRRFWRGDGSVGLLATRLMGSADVFGPVTRSVNFLAAHDGFTLADLVSHVDRHNHANGEDNRDGHGENLSWNHGVEGPSEDPTVTAARTADLRALLATLFATRGYIQLTAGDEFGRTQRGNNNAYAQDNAITWIDWTARDVALEEHVATLAAWRRDRPAVFDTDVPEQATWLTLDGQPMTAERWEAPDCPGFALHLPGATIRIDRAARSVTLR; encoded by the coding sequence ATGATCCCCGGCGCCAGCGCGATCCCCGGCGGCACCCGCTTCGCCGTCCGCGCGCGCGACGCCGCGGCGGTCTGGCTGTGCCTGTTCGATGGTGATGCCGAGCGCCGGCTGGCCATGGCCCGGGAAGGCGACTGGTTCGTCGCGGACGTGCCGGGCATCGGCCCCGGACAGCGTTACGGCTATCGTGCGGAAGGCGATTGGGCGCCCGATACCGGCCGCTGGTTCGATCCGGCGAAGCTGCTGGTCGACCCCTATGCCATCGAGCTGGACCGCCGGTTCCGCTATCATCCGATCCTGCCGGTATATGGCGAGGACACGGCGGCTATCGTCCCGTGCGCGATCGTTCCTGCGCTCTCCGACCCGGCGCCTGTCGAACGCCCGCGGATCGATCCGGCGCGCCCGATCTACGAATTGAACGTCCGCGCCTTCACCATCCAGCATCCCGACATTCCGGAGGCGCAGCGCGGCACCATCGCCGCCCTCGCCCACCCGGCCGTCATCGCACATCTCCGCAAGATCGGTGTGGGCACCGTCGAACTAATGCCGATCGTCGCGTGGATCGACGAACGCCATCTGCCGCCGCTTGGCCTGCGCAACGCATGGGGCTATAATCCGGTCGTCCCGATGGCGATCGATCCCGGCCTTGCGCCGGGCGGCGTCGCGGAACTGCGCGATACGGTCGCCACGCTGCGCGAAGCGGGGATCGGCGTGATCCTCGACCTGGTGTTCAACCATAGCGGGGAGAGCGACCGCGACGGCCCGATCCTGTCCCTGCGCGGACTGGACAATCTATCCTACGCCCATGCGCCCGACGGCAGCCTCATCAACGATACCGGCACCGGCAATACGCTAGATGCAGGCGATGCGGGGGTGCGCGACCTGATCCTCGCCTCGCTGCGCCACTTCGCCGCGCTGGGCGTCGATGGCTTTCGCTTCGACCTCGCCACCGTCATCGCCCGCTCGCCGGGGTTCGACCGCCACGCCCCGATCTTCGCCGCGATCGCCGCCGATCCGTTGCTGAACCACAAGGTGATGATCGCCGAACCGTGGGACATCGGCCCCGGCGGCTATCAGCTCGGCAATTTCCCGTCCGACTGGCTCGAGTGGAACGACCGGTACCGCGACGATGTCCGCCGCTTCTGGCGGGGCGACGGCAGCGTCGGGCTGCTGGCGACGCGGCTGATGGGATCGGCGGACGTGTTCGGTCCGGTGACGCGCAGCGTGAACTTCCTCGCCGCGCATGACGGCTTCACCCTCGCCGACCTTGTATCGCATGTCGACCGCCACAATCACGCCAATGGCGAGGATAATCGCGACGGGCACGGCGAGAACCTCTCCTGGAACCACGGCGTCGAAGGGCCGTCCGAAGACCCCACCGTCACAGCCGCCCGCACCGCCGACCTGCGCGCGCTGCTCGCTACGCTGTTCGCCACGCGCGGCTATATCCAGCTGACCGCCGGCGACGAATTCGGCCGGACACAACGCGGCAACAACAACGCCTATGCGCAGGACAATGCGATCACCTGGATCGACTGGACCGCGCGCGACGTCGCGCTGGAGGAGCATGTCGCCACGCTCGCCGCATGGCGTCGCGACCGTCCGGCGGTGTTCGATACCGACGTACCGGAACAGGCGACCTGGCTCACGCTGGACGGCCAGCCGATGACGGCGGAGCGGTGGGAGGCACCCGACTGCCCCGGCTTCGCGCTGCATTTGCCGGGCGCGACGATCCGGATCGATCGCGCGGCCCGAAGCGTCACGCTGCGCTAG
- a CDS encoding tryptophan halogenase family protein yields the protein MTEAMMAIDQEPVRTVAIIGGGSAGWMAAAALARFLPAGTVITLVESDAIGTVGVGEATIPQLRLFNQHLGIDEDDFVARTGGSFKLGIEFAGWNGADSRYLHAFGTIGRAVGLVPFHHYWLAAGGGDRPQSLWSHSACAVAAAANRFDRDPGNPQAPSGIAWAYHFDAARYAAYLRERAERAGVVRVEGRVVDVSQDGETGLIAGVTLYDGRRVEADFFIDCSGFAALLIGRMAGDRWDDWSALLPCDRALAVPCASVEPITPYTRATARTVGWQWRIPLQERTGNGLVYSSAHLSDDEAATTLLDNLDRAALGDPRPLRFTTGRRQAPWIGNCVALGLAAGFMEPLESTSIHLVQSGIARLLSLWPSAKPRTADIAEFNRQSAREWLSIRDFLIAHYALNGRDEPFWQERRATPLPDSLIERIALFEQSGRIVRDEHELFAEVAWLQLLVGQGVVAKGYHPLADALPAARRDQFLDISAQHVAATVARMPTHDQFLRAHCPAPDAKVAA from the coding sequence GTGACGGAGGCGATGATGGCGATCGATCAGGAACCCGTCCGGACTGTCGCGATCATCGGCGGCGGTTCGGCCGGATGGATGGCGGCGGCGGCGCTGGCCCGCTTTCTGCCCGCCGGCACCGTCATCACGCTGGTCGAATCCGATGCCATCGGCACGGTCGGGGTGGGCGAGGCGACCATTCCGCAGCTGCGGCTGTTCAACCAGCATCTCGGCATCGACGAGGATGATTTCGTCGCGCGGACCGGCGGCAGCTTCAAGCTGGGCATCGAATTTGCCGGCTGGAACGGCGCGGACAGCCGCTACCTCCACGCCTTCGGCACGATCGGCCGCGCGGTCGGGTTGGTGCCGTTCCACCATTACTGGCTGGCGGCGGGCGGGGGCGACCGGCCGCAGTCGCTGTGGTCGCACAGCGCCTGCGCGGTCGCGGCGGCAGCGAACCGGTTCGACCGCGATCCCGGCAATCCGCAGGCGCCGTCCGGCATCGCCTGGGCCTATCATTTCGATGCGGCGCGCTATGCCGCCTATCTGCGTGAGCGGGCCGAGCGCGCGGGCGTCGTCCGGGTCGAAGGGCGCGTAGTCGATGTTTCGCAGGACGGTGAAACCGGCCTGATCGCCGGCGTTACGCTGTACGATGGGCGGCGGGTCGAGGCGGATTTCTTTATCGACTGTTCGGGGTTCGCCGCGCTGCTGATCGGGCGGATGGCGGGCGATCGCTGGGACGACTGGTCGGCGCTGTTGCCGTGCGACCGGGCGCTGGCGGTGCCGTGCGCATCGGTCGAGCCGATCACGCCCTATACCCGGGCGACGGCGCGCACGGTGGGTTGGCAATGGCGTATCCCGTTGCAGGAGCGGACGGGCAACGGCCTCGTCTATTCGAGCGCGCATCTGTCCGACGACGAGGCCGCGACGACATTGCTCGACAATCTTGATAGGGCGGCGCTGGGCGATCCCCGGCCGTTGCGCTTCACCACCGGGCGGCGTCAGGCGCCGTGGATCGGCAATTGCGTTGCGCTCGGGCTGGCCGCCGGGTTCATGGAGCCGCTGGAGTCGACGTCGATCCATCTGGTCCAGTCGGGGATTGCGCGGCTGTTGTCGCTTTGGCCGAGCGCCAAGCCCCGCACCGCCGATATCGCCGAGTTCAATCGGCAATCGGCGCGCGAATGGCTGAGCATCCGCGACTTCCTGATCGCGCATTATGCGCTGAACGGGCGGGACGAGCCGTTCTGGCAGGAACGTCGCGCGACGCCGCTGCCCGATAGCCTGATCGAACGCATCGCGCTGTTCGAACAATCGGGGCGGATCGTCCGCGACGAGCATGAATTGTTCGCCGAGGTCGCGTGGTTGCAGCTGCTGGTCGGGCAGGGGGTGGTCGCCAAGGGCTATCACCCGCTCGCCGATGCCCTACCCGCCGCCCGGCGTGACCAGTTTCTCGACATTTCGGCGCAACATGTAGCCGCCACGGTCGCGCGGATGCCGACCCATGACCAGTTTCTCCGCGCCCATTGCCCGGCGCCCGACGCAAAGGTTGCCGCGTGA
- a CDS encoding MFS transporter, with the protein MQTRPTLGFAQLWNISFGFFGIQIGFALQNANASRIFQSLGTPIDQLGLMWIAAPLTGLLVQPLIGHYSDRTWGRLGRRRPYFLVGAILCTCALFFMPNSPSILAAAITLWILDASLNVSMEPFRAFVGDMLAPKQRPAGYAFQTWFIGAGAVVASIAPYVLENVFGVSNTAPAGQVPDAVRYGFYFGGVMLLIAVLWTVLTVREYSPAEMAAFGEETAEADDAAPMVVPTRGALWIVGGAVVAGLIAWAEAAGALESGREAYFVAAGIALYGVAQLVSAALVRAGRGDNVLSHIIGDLATMPDTMRRLALVQFFTWGALIIMWVYTTPVIAQQVWGTVDPASDGYNQAGSWVGVLFAIYSGVAAVAAFALPLLARRIGAGRTHMLCLAVGAAAYIGIYLTHDRLGMIVPMVGIGIVWASVLTMPYVLLANALPQRKLGVYMGIFNFFIVLPQLIVATVMGGVIKTWFPTQPAYTMLVAAAVMALAAVAMLRVREPSAA; encoded by the coding sequence ATGCAGACCCGCCCGACGCTCGGCTTCGCCCAGCTCTGGAACATCTCGTTCGGTTTCTTCGGCATCCAGATCGGCTTCGCGCTGCAAAATGCGAATGCCAGCCGCATCTTCCAGTCGCTGGGAACGCCGATCGATCAGCTGGGGCTGATGTGGATCGCCGCGCCGCTGACCGGGCTGCTGGTCCAGCCGCTGATCGGCCATTATTCCGACCGGACCTGGGGACGGCTGGGGCGCCGGCGACCCTATTTCCTCGTCGGTGCGATCCTGTGCACCTGCGCGCTGTTCTTCATGCCCAATTCGCCAAGCATATTGGCGGCGGCGATCACGCTATGGATCCTCGATGCGTCGCTGAACGTGTCGATGGAGCCGTTTCGCGCGTTCGTCGGCGACATGCTGGCACCCAAGCAGCGACCGGCGGGTTATGCGTTCCAGACCTGGTTCATCGGCGCGGGCGCGGTCGTCGCCAGCATCGCACCCTATGTGCTGGAAAATGTGTTCGGCGTCAGCAACACCGCCCCGGCCGGACAGGTGCCCGATGCGGTGCGCTATGGCTTTTACTTCGGCGGCGTCATGCTGCTGATCGCGGTGCTGTGGACCGTGCTGACCGTCCGCGAATACAGCCCGGCGGAGATGGCGGCGTTCGGCGAGGAGACGGCGGAGGCCGACGATGCCGCGCCGATGGTCGTGCCGACGCGCGGGGCGCTCTGGATCGTCGGCGGCGCGGTGGTCGCGGGGCTGATCGCGTGGGCGGAGGCGGCCGGTGCGCTGGAAAGCGGACGCGAAGCTTATTTCGTCGCGGCGGGCATCGCGCTGTACGGTGTTGCGCAGCTGGTATCGGCGGCGCTGGTCCGCGCCGGACGCGGCGACAATGTGCTCAGCCACATCATCGGCGACCTGGCGACCATGCCCGACACGATGCGGCGGCTGGCGCTGGTGCAGTTCTTCACCTGGGGCGCGCTTATCATCATGTGGGTCTACACCACCCCGGTGATCGCGCAGCAGGTGTGGGGTACGGTCGATCCGGCGTCGGACGGCTATAATCAGGCGGGCAGCTGGGTCGGCGTTCTGTTCGCAATCTATTCGGGCGTGGCTGCGGTCGCGGCGTTCGCACTGCCGCTGCTGGCGCGCCGGATCGGGGCGGGGCGGACGCATATGCTGTGCTTGGCTGTCGGTGCGGCGGCCTATATCGGGATATACCTGACCCATGACCGGCTGGGCATGATCGTGCCGATGGTCGGGATCGGTATCGTCTGGGCGTCGGTGCTGACCATGCCCTATGTGCTGCTCGCCAACGCACTGCCGCAGCGCAAACTGGGCGTGTATATGGGCATCTTCAATTTCTTCATCGTCCTGCCGCAGCTGATCGTCGCGACCGTCATGGGTGGCGTGATCAAGACGTGGTTCCCGACCCAGCCGGCCTATACCATGCTGGTCGCGGCGGCGGTGATGGCACTGGCGGCAGTGGCGATGCTGCGGGTGCGCGAGCCTAGCGCAGCGTGA
- a CDS encoding alpha-amylase family glycosyl hydrolase encodes MIRSLLLALTLGASALPVAAVAQDFRARAPEDEVIYFVLPDRFENGDKANDRGGMTGDRLVHGFDPTAKGFYHGGDLKGLTARLPYIQSLGATAIWVGPIFKNKAVQGGPGSESAGYHGYWVTDFTQVDPHLGTNADFKALVDAAHARGMKVYMDIIANHTADVIQYRECVGKAECVYRSRADYPYSARAKNRGFAGDGVQTAENFAKLTDPSFAYTPFVPPAERSVKVPAWLNDPIYYHNRGNTTFSNESSQMGDFVGLDDLMTENPRVVAGMIDIFGGWIDRFGIDGYRIDTARHVNPEFWAAFVPAMQARAKARGIPNFHVFGEVALSSLDAGGLAAWTKTGKFPAVLDFSFREAVLQSVAGTKGTDVFETVFDGDVLYAGGEAMARQLPTFTGNHDNGRFAFYLRQARPQASDAEILSRVMLSNAMLLTLRGVPTIYSGDEQGFAGDGNDQDAREDMFASQVASYNDNKLVGTNATTATANFTPSHPLYRQIAELAKLRNETPALTRGRQVLRAREDKPGLLAISRFDPMSGGEVLLVFNTSDAPITRNVQVETASTRFRALSGTCGSVTAPGAIRLTIPALGYAVCAAETR; translated from the coding sequence GTGATCCGATCCCTGCTCCTCGCCCTGACCCTCGGTGCCAGCGCGCTGCCCGTCGCTGCCGTCGCGCAGGATTTCCGTGCGCGGGCGCCGGAGGACGAGGTCATCTACTTCGTCCTGCCCGACCGGTTCGAGAATGGCGACAAGGCGAACGACCGCGGCGGGATGACCGGCGACCGGCTGGTCCATGGGTTCGATCCGACCGCCAAGGGTTTCTATCATGGCGGCGACCTGAAAGGGCTGACCGCGCGGCTGCCCTATATCCAGTCGCTGGGTGCCACCGCGATCTGGGTCGGGCCGATCTTCAAGAACAAGGCGGTGCAGGGCGGGCCGGGCAGCGAGTCCGCCGGCTATCACGGCTATTGGGTGACCGACTTCACCCAGGTCGACCCGCATCTGGGGACCAATGCCGATTTCAAGGCGCTGGTCGATGCGGCACATGCGCGTGGGATGAAGGTCTATATGGACATCATCGCCAACCATACCGCCGACGTGATCCAGTATCGCGAATGCGTGGGGAAGGCCGAGTGCGTCTATCGCAGCCGCGCGGATTATCCCTATTCGGCTAGGGCCAAGAACCGGGGCTTTGCCGGCGATGGCGTGCAGACGGCGGAGAATTTCGCGAAGCTGACCGATCCGTCCTTCGCCTATACCCCGTTCGTGCCGCCGGCCGAGCGGTCGGTGAAGGTGCCGGCATGGCTCAACGACCCGATCTATTACCATAATCGCGGCAACACGACGTTCAGCAACGAAAGCTCGCAAATGGGCGATTTCGTCGGGCTGGACGACCTGATGACCGAGAATCCGCGCGTGGTGGCCGGGATGATCGATATCTTCGGCGGCTGGATCGACCGGTTCGGGATCGACGGTTACCGCATCGATACCGCGCGACATGTGAACCCGGAATTTTGGGCGGCGTTCGTGCCGGCGATGCAGGCGCGGGCGAAGGCGCGCGGTATCCCCAATTTCCACGTCTTCGGCGAAGTCGCGCTGTCGTCGCTCGACGCGGGTGGCCTCGCCGCCTGGACCAAGACCGGCAAGTTCCCGGCCGTGCTCGACTTCTCGTTTCGCGAGGCGGTGTTGCAGAGTGTTGCGGGTACGAAGGGCACTGATGTGTTCGAGACTGTGTTCGACGGCGACGTGCTCTATGCCGGCGGCGAGGCGATGGCGCGGCAGTTGCCGACCTTTACCGGCAACCACGACAATGGCCGCTTCGCCTTCTACCTGCGGCAGGCGCGGCCGCAGGCGAGCGATGCGGAAATCCTGTCGCGGGTGATGCTGTCGAACGCGATGCTGCTGACGCTGCGGGGCGTGCCGACGATCTATTCAGGCGACGAACAGGGCTTTGCCGGTGACGGCAACGATCAGGACGCGCGCGAGGACATGTTCGCGTCCCAGGTCGCGTCGTACAACGACAACAAGCTGGTCGGCACCAATGCGACCACCGCGACCGCCAATTTCACGCCTAGCCACCCGCTGTACCGGCAGATCGCCGAACTGGCGAAGCTCCGGAACGAGACCCCGGCGCTGACGCGCGGCCGGCAAGTGCTGCGCGCGCGGGAGGACAAGCCGGGTCTCCTCGCCATTTCGCGGTTCGATCCGATGAGCGGCGGTGAGGTGCTGCTGGTGTTCAACACATCGGACGCGCCGATCACCCGCAACGTGCAGGTCGAGACCGCCTCCACCCGGTTCCGCGCCCTGTCCGGCACATGCGGCAGCGTGACCGCGCCGGGTGCGATCCGCCTGACCATTCCCGCCCTTGGCTATGCGGTGTGCGCCGCGGAGACCCGATAA
- a CDS encoding glycoside hydrolase family 97 protein, whose translation MMKWALALAGATAMASPAFAEVVARAASPDGKLTVAVSLDNEGRPSYSIAKDGRPVLNDSKLGFMFTDAPKIERGLTLTGTKRDRTDTTWTQPFGEWKTIRDNHTELTVTFREAKNLKREMAVTFRLFDDGVGFRYTLPKQANLTTANIADELTQFAFAEPGTAWWKPAFEWNREEYLYNKTPLDAVGTAQTVMTVKLASGRHVAIHEAALSDYSAMNLARAEGTTFRAVLTPGSNGPKVSRAAGFSTPWRTIAIADDAPGLYAASRIGLNLNEPNKLGDTSGWIRPGKFVGVWWNMIKGEWSWARGPKHGATTANVRRYIDFAAANGIQGVLVEGWNVGWDGDWFGNGNDMNFSQPTEDFDAAGLAAYAKSKGVRLIGHHETGGSVSNYDRQLDSAFKWAADHGERVVKTGYVTDAGQIERVDADGSKHREWHEGQWMVNHHQRVLDAAARYKVSIDSHEPVKDTGLRRTYPNWLSREGGRGMEYNAWGGGGNNPPEHEANLVFTQFLGGPMDFTPGVLSLTGSPGVFLQSTIAKQLALYVTLYSPVVMAADTPENYARYPAAFKFIRDVPTDWSDTRVLNGEVGDYVTIARRAAGSNDWFLGAIGDEEARSSTVELDFLEAGKTYTAEIYRDGPGADYRTDARHSITIEQRQVRKGDTLTIALAPGGGEAIRFVAPKRK comes from the coding sequence ATGATGAAATGGGCGCTGGCGTTGGCCGGCGCGACTGCGATGGCCTCGCCCGCCTTTGCCGAGGTCGTGGCACGCGCGGCGTCGCCCGACGGCAAGCTGACGGTGGCGGTGAGCCTCGATAACGAAGGGCGGCCGAGCTATTCGATCGCCAAGGACGGCCGGCCGGTGCTGAACGACAGCAAATTGGGCTTCATGTTCACCGACGCGCCGAAGATCGAGCGCGGGCTGACGCTGACCGGCACGAAGCGCGACCGGACGGACACCACCTGGACGCAGCCGTTTGGCGAATGGAAGACGATCCGCGACAATCACACCGAACTGACGGTGACGTTCCGCGAGGCGAAGAACCTGAAGCGCGAGATGGCGGTGACCTTCCGCCTGTTCGATGACGGCGTCGGCTTTCGCTATACCTTGCCCAAACAGGCCAATCTGACGACCGCCAACATCGCCGACGAACTGACCCAGTTCGCCTTTGCCGAACCGGGCACAGCATGGTGGAAGCCGGCGTTCGAGTGGAATCGCGAGGAATATCTCTACAACAAGACCCCGCTCGACGCGGTCGGCACCGCGCAGACGGTGATGACGGTGAAGCTCGCCAGCGGTCGCCATGTCGCGATCCATGAAGCGGCGCTGAGCGATTATTCGGCGATGAACCTCGCCCGCGCCGAGGGGACGACGTTCCGCGCGGTGCTGACGCCGGGATCGAACGGTCCCAAGGTGTCGCGCGCCGCCGGTTTCTCGACCCCGTGGCGGACCATCGCCATCGCCGACGACGCGCCCGGTCTCTACGCCGCCAGCCGGATCGGGCTGAACCTGAACGAGCCGAACAAGCTGGGCGATACGTCGGGCTGGATCCGGCCGGGCAAGTTCGTCGGCGTGTGGTGGAACATGATCAAGGGGGAATGGAGCTGGGCGCGCGGGCCGAAGCATGGCGCGACCACCGCCAATGTCCGCCGCTATATCGACTTCGCTGCCGCCAACGGGATTCAGGGCGTGCTGGTCGAAGGGTGGAATGTCGGTTGGGACGGCGACTGGTTCGGCAACGGCAACGACATGAACTTCAGCCAGCCGACCGAGGATTTCGATGCGGCAGGCCTCGCCGCCTATGCCAAGTCGAAGGGCGTGCGGCTGATCGGCCATCACGAAACCGGCGGGTCGGTCAGCAATTACGACCGCCAGCTGGACAGCGCGTTCAAATGGGCCGCCGATCATGGCGAGCGGGTGGTCAAGACCGGCTATGTCACCGATGCGGGTCAGATCGAGCGCGTCGATGCCGACGGATCGAAGCACCGGGAGTGGCATGAGGGGCAGTGGATGGTGAACCACCATCAGCGCGTCCTCGACGCCGCCGCCCGCTACAAGGTGTCGATCGACAGTCACGAACCGGTCAAGGATACGGGTCTCCGCCGTACCTATCCCAACTGGCTCAGCCGCGAAGGCGGACGCGGGATGGAGTATAATGCCTGGGGCGGCGGCGGGAACAACCCGCCCGAGCATGAGGCCAATCTGGTGTTCACCCAGTTCCTGGGCGGGCCGATGGACTTTACGCCGGGCGTGCTGAGCCTAACCGGCAGCCCGGGCGTGTTCCTGCAATCGACGATCGCCAAGCAGCTGGCGCTGTATGTCACGCTCTATTCGCCGGTGGTGATGGCAGCCGATACGCCGGAGAATTACGCGCGCTATCCGGCGGCGTTCAAGTTCATTCGCGACGTGCCGACCGACTGGTCCGACACCCGCGTGCTGAACGGCGAGGTCGGTGATTACGTCACGATCGCGCGCAGGGCGGCGGGCAGCAACGACTGGTTCCTCGGCGCGATCGGTGACGAAGAGGCGCGCAGCTCGACGGTCGAGCTCGACTTCCTCGAGGCCGGCAAGACGTACACCGCTGAAATCTATCGCGACGGCCCCGGCGCGGATTATCGCACCGATGCCCGCCATTCGATCACCATCGAACAGCGTCAGGTGAGGAAGGGCGATACGCTGACCATCGCGCTGGCGCCGGGCGGTGGCGAGGCGATCCGTTTCGTGGCACCGAAGCGGAAGTAA
- a CDS encoding alpha-glucosidase family protein, translated as MTEAAARTIAPEPATARPWWHGATIYQIYPRSFADSNGDGIGDLPGITAHLDYVASLGVDAIWLSPFFTSPMKDFGYDVANYCDVDPIFGTLADFDALIAKAHALGLRIIIDQVWSHTSDEHPWFVESRSSRTNPKADWYVWADAKPDGSPPSNWQSVFGGPAWTWDARRGQYYLHNFLKEQPQLHGHNAELQEALLNTARFWLDRGVDGFRLDAINFAMHDPELRDNPPMPSNGKTRTRPFDFQRKLYNQGHPDIPAFLEHVRALLDSYGDRFTVAEIGGDDATREMKLFCEGDRRLNTAYGFDFLYAPELSPRILRDAFDTWGEDAPWPSWAFENHDAPRAVSRWLTDPAHAGAFGRIKMLLLACLRGNIFLYNGEELGLPQVDIAFEDLQDPEAIANWPLTLSRDGARTPMPWAADAENLGFGSGKPWLPTGEAHRALAVDRQAEDDASLLNFTRRVLRLRNAHPALRSGSMTIVEASDSIFAFERELDGQQALCVFNLSDAPATFAGGAGRRAIETIGDVDGDRFGPFAAQVGIRD; from the coding sequence ATGACCGAAGCAGCCGCCCGGACGATCGCCCCCGAACCCGCCACCGCCCGTCCGTGGTGGCACGGCGCGACCATCTACCAGATTTATCCGCGCAGCTTTGCCGACAGCAATGGCGACGGGATCGGCGACCTGCCCGGAATCACCGCGCATCTCGACTATGTCGCATCGCTGGGCGTCGATGCGATCTGGCTGTCGCCGTTCTTCACTTCACCGATGAAGGATTTCGGCTATGACGTCGCGAATTATTGCGATGTCGACCCGATCTTCGGCACGCTCGCCGATTTCGATGCGTTGATCGCCAAGGCGCATGCGCTGGGCCTGCGCATCATCATCGACCAGGTGTGGTCGCACACCAGCGACGAACACCCCTGGTTCGTGGAGAGCCGGTCGAGCCGTACCAACCCCAAGGCCGACTGGTATGTGTGGGCCGATGCCAAGCCCGACGGCTCGCCGCCGAGCAACTGGCAGTCGGTGTTCGGCGGCCCGGCCTGGACGTGGGACGCGCGGCGCGGGCAATATTATCTGCACAATTTCCTGAAGGAACAGCCGCAGCTCCACGGCCACAATGCGGAGCTGCAGGAAGCGCTGCTCAACACCGCGCGCTTCTGGCTCGACCGCGGCGTCGATGGGTTCCGGCTGGACGCGATCAACTTCGCGATGCACGACCCGGAATTGCGCGACAATCCGCCGATGCCGAGCAACGGCAAAACGCGGACCCGCCCGTTCGATTTCCAGCGCAAGCTGTACAATCAGGGGCATCCGGACATTCCGGCATTCCTCGAACACGTCCGCGCGCTGCTCGACAGCTATGGCGATCGCTTCACCGTTGCGGAGATCGGCGGCGACGATGCGACGCGCGAGATGAAGCTGTTCTGCGAGGGCGACCGGCGGCTCAACACCGCCTATGGCTTCGACTTTCTCTACGCGCCCGAACTGTCGCCCCGTATCTTGCGTGACGCGTTCGATACCTGGGGCGAGGATGCGCCTTGGCCGAGCTGGGCGTTCGAGAACCATGATGCGCCACGTGCGGTCTCGCGCTGGCTGACCGACCCGGCCCATGCGGGGGCGTTCGGGCGGATCAAGATGCTGCTGCTCGCCTGCCTGCGCGGGAACATCTTCCTCTATAACGGCGAGGAACTGGGGCTGCCGCAGGTCGACATCGCATTCGAGGATCTGCAGGATCCGGAAGCGATCGCGAACTGGCCGCTGACCCTGTCGCGTGACGGTGCCCGCACGCCGATGCCATGGGCGGCGGATGCGGAGAATCTGGGGTTCGGGTCGGGCAAGCCTTGGCTGCCGACCGGCGAGGCGCACCGGGCGCTGGCGGTGGACCGGCAGGCGGAGGACGATGCGTCGCTGTTGAACTTTACCCGGCGTGTCCTGCGCCTGCGCAACGCCCATCCGGCGCTGCGGTCAGGCAGCATGACCATCGTCGAGGCATCGGATTCGATCTTCGCATTCGAACGCGAACTGGACGGGCAGCAGGCGCTCTGCGTGTTCAACCTGTCCGATGCACCGGCGACCTTCGCAGGCGGAGCGGGCCGGCGAGCGATCGAAACCATCGGCGATGTGGACGGGGACCGGTTCGGTCCGTTCGCGGCGCAGGTCGGGATCCGCGACTGA